The Heyndrickxia vini genome contains a region encoding:
- a CDS encoding Crp/Fnr family transcriptional regulator, which produces MNHSQPLPETKHTIKIEELLKFTEKKIKITRGDYLFQEGMTGEGIYIILSGKVQISKITSDGQELMFRICDKNDIVGEAILFSYSPKHLLTAKILEDGEVALIRNDILENELFKNSALAFDFMKWMSDQYRKTQTKFRDLILHGKKGALYSTLIRMTNSYGVNKEDGILIDLPITNQDLGNFCGTSRESVNRALSELKKEGVISYSKGKITIHDLTFLKDAICCEDCPAIYCTIQ; this is translated from the coding sequence ATGAACCATTCTCAACCACTTCCGGAAACAAAGCATACAATTAAAATAGAAGAATTACTTAAATTTACGGAGAAAAAAATAAAAATAACAAGAGGAGATTATTTATTTCAAGAAGGAATGACGGGTGAGGGAATATATATTATTTTGTCAGGGAAAGTACAGATAAGTAAGATTACATCTGATGGTCAAGAATTAATGTTTAGAATATGTGATAAAAATGACATTGTTGGTGAGGCAATTTTATTTTCGTATTCTCCAAAACATTTATTAACTGCAAAAATTTTGGAAGATGGAGAAGTAGCTCTCATTAGAAATGATATTTTGGAAAATGAATTATTCAAAAATAGCGCATTAGCGTTTGATTTCATGAAGTGGATGAGTGACCAATATCGAAAAACACAAACGAAATTTCGTGATCTTATTCTTCATGGAAAAAAAGGGGCACTCTACTCTACACTCATTCGCATGACAAATAGTTATGGTGTAAACAAGGAAGATGGCATTCTCATTGACCTACCAATCACTAACCAAGATCTAGGAAACTTTTGCGGTACTTCTCGTGAAAGTGTTAATCGTGCTCTAAGCGAGTTAAAAAAAGAAGGTGTAATCTCTTATTCAAAAGGAAAAATTACGATTCACGATTTGACATTTTTAAAAGATGCAATTTGTTGTGAAGATTGTCCCGCAATCTATTGTACAATTCAATGA
- a CDS encoding methyl-accepting chemotaxis protein has product MAQKTKEKEANLELLKERIKQLEEEKKNREYEHSEWLKELHRELSDAIEQHEHVNNQHNLLGALVKKIEAKFALVSQISDETSTQSLHLSERSDSLNQLSNKMVSQAQDGSKFVTNAEEVIRHLGEQINETQEKMFQLSERSSEINSIVQVIKTIAEQTNLLALNASIEAARAGEHGKGFAVVASEVRKLAESTAESTEHISSLTQAVQIEIASSLEATQKSANLVTDGVNVSAQAATKISEVLHSIENSQNNIEEIQQTIKEQAENALKVRKEVEDANRLFGEAHDTIIQHIEDAKIVDSKLEQGIQHLLGQQK; this is encoded by the coding sequence ATGGCACAAAAGACAAAAGAAAAGGAAGCAAATCTGGAATTGCTTAAAGAACGAATTAAACAATTGGAAGAAGAAAAGAAAAATCGTGAATATGAGCATAGTGAATGGTTGAAAGAATTACATAGGGAATTATCTGATGCAATTGAACAACACGAACATGTTAATAATCAGCATAATCTTTTAGGTGCTTTGGTGAAAAAAATTGAGGCAAAGTTTGCTCTTGTTTCACAAATAAGTGATGAAACATCTACACAATCACTTCACCTATCTGAAAGAAGTGATTCGTTAAATCAATTATCGAATAAAATGGTTTCTCAGGCACAGGACGGTAGTAAATTTGTTACGAACGCTGAGGAAGTCATCAGACATTTAGGAGAACAAATTAATGAAACCCAAGAAAAAATGTTCCAATTAAGTGAAAGATCAAGTGAAATAAATTCAATTGTTCAAGTGATTAAAACAATTGCAGAGCAAACAAATTTATTAGCGTTAAACGCATCTATCGAGGCTGCTAGAGCTGGCGAACATGGAAAAGGTTTTGCTGTTGTAGCGTCTGAGGTCAGAAAATTAGCAGAAAGTACTGCAGAAAGTACAGAGCATATTAGTTCGCTAACACAAGCCGTTCAAATTGAAATAGCATCATCGCTTGAAGCAACACAAAAAAGTGCAAACCTAGTAACGGATGGTGTGAATGTAAGCGCTCAAGCGGCAACAAAAATTTCCGAAGTACTGCATTCGATAGAAAATAGCCAAAATAATATTGAAGAAATACAGCAAACAATTAAAGAGCAGGCGGAAAACGCATTAAAGGTTCGTAAAGAAGTTGAAGACGCAAATAGATTATTTGGAGAAGCACATGACACCATTATTCAACATATTGAAGATGCAAAAATTGTCGATAGTAAATTAGAACAGGGTATTCAACATTTACTTGGTCAGCAAAAATAG
- the glp gene encoding gephyrin-like molybdotransferase Glp, whose translation MVERRKPIWVKDAIEKVMEWKRLGSIEWVSINECDNRFLGEPLISDHDVPHFDRSPYDGFAIRSEDTLHATSENPVCFEVIDEIGAGQVSPLKVGPFQAIRIMTGAALPQGADSVIMLELVRENLKDNKKTIMIKRKVKTGENVSCKGEDVKKGDHLIQKGSIITPGVKALLATFGYSRVPVIKKPVIGVIATGSELLNVDEPLEHGKIRNSNGYMIESQIIRAGAEVKKYENRADEIESLYTAIETALSECDFIITTGGVSVGDYDYLPEIYKRLGANILFNKIAMRPGSVTTVANIGDKLLFGLSGNPSACYVGFELYVRPIIRYWLHSDTPYLTKAKATLQTDFPKPNPFNRFVRSQIKFVNDRLIVDPVGLDKSNVVSSIAWANCLMVLPGGTRGYKAGDLVDVLLFEDQTGSDEPWTEARKSSKL comes from the coding sequence ATAGTGGAAAGACGCAAACCAATTTGGGTAAAAGATGCCATTGAGAAAGTAATGGAATGGAAACGTTTAGGAAGCATTGAATGGGTGTCAATCAATGAATGTGATAACCGATTTCTTGGTGAACCATTAATTTCAGATCATGATGTACCACATTTCGATCGCTCACCTTATGATGGCTTTGCAATCCGATCGGAGGACACATTGCATGCAACCAGTGAAAATCCGGTCTGTTTCGAAGTAATTGATGAAATTGGAGCAGGCCAAGTGAGTCCGCTAAAAGTAGGTCCATTTCAGGCAATCCGAATAATGACGGGTGCAGCTCTCCCCCAAGGTGCTGACAGTGTCATTATGTTGGAACTTGTTAGAGAAAATCTAAAAGATAATAAAAAAACGATCATGATTAAAAGAAAAGTAAAAACTGGAGAAAATGTTTCATGTAAGGGCGAGGACGTAAAAAAAGGAGATCACTTAATCCAAAAGGGTTCAATTATTACCCCGGGAGTAAAAGCATTGTTGGCAACCTTTGGGTATAGTCGTGTTCCGGTTATAAAAAAACCTGTAATCGGAGTAATTGCAACAGGCAGCGAACTTTTGAATGTTGATGAACCGTTAGAGCATGGGAAAATCAGAAATAGTAATGGATATATGATTGAATCACAAATCATTCGAGCAGGCGCCGAAGTTAAAAAGTATGAAAATCGAGCTGACGAAATAGAGTCTCTTTATACCGCAATTGAAACAGCTTTATCAGAATGTGATTTTATCATTACAACAGGTGGAGTGTCAGTAGGTGATTACGATTATCTTCCTGAAATTTATAAACGTTTAGGTGCAAATATTCTTTTTAATAAAATTGCTATGCGACCTGGAAGTGTGACAACAGTAGCGAATATAGGTGATAAACTATTATTTGGATTATCTGGAAACCCTTCCGCCTGTTATGTTGGATTCGAATTATATGTCAGACCAATTATACGTTATTGGCTTCACTCGGACACACCATATTTAACAAAAGCAAAGGCAACATTACAAACAGATTTTCCTAAGCCAAATCCTTTTAATCGTTTTGTCCGTAGTCAAATAAAGTTCGTTAATGATCGATTAATTGTAGATCCGGTAGGTCTAGATAAATCAAATGTCGTTTCATCGATTGCATGGGCCAATTGTTTAATGGTTCTTCCAGGAGGTACACGGGGCTATAAAGCAGGGGACCTTGTTGATGTATTATTATTCGAGGATCAAACAGGAAGTGATGAACCATGGACAGAAGCCCGCAAATCTTCCAAATTGTAG
- the mobB gene encoding molybdopterin-guanine dinucleotide biosynthesis protein B: protein MDRSPQIFQIVGFQNSGKTTVIQEFIRYCTHHNLTVGTIKHHGHGGTPSTTNDLKDTDKHRIAGSMLTAVEGNGALLLQNRDLKWTIQDILKIYELLPLDLILLEGYKYEPYPKAVIIRNKEDTKLLSKLNNIQAVLTWIPLENFQLYPVFPIKEYKIFHEWLFEFLSNKRLDKK, encoded by the coding sequence ATGGACAGAAGCCCGCAAATCTTCCAAATTGTAGGATTTCAAAATAGTGGAAAAACGACAGTAATTCAAGAATTCATTCGATATTGCACTCATCATAATTTAACGGTAGGTACAATAAAACACCATGGTCATGGGGGAACACCAAGTACAACAAATGATCTAAAAGATACAGATAAGCATCGAATAGCTGGTTCTATGCTTACCGCCGTTGAGGGTAATGGTGCGCTATTATTACAAAATAGGGATCTAAAATGGACTATCCAAGATATATTAAAAATATATGAATTATTACCGTTAGACCTTATATTGCTTGAAGGATACAAATATGAGCCATACCCTAAGGCAGTTATTATACGAAATAAAGAGGATACTAAACTTTTAAGCAAATTAAATAATATTCAAGCGGTGCTTACTTGGATACCACTTGAAAATTTTCAGTTATATCCCGTTTTTCCTATTAAAGAATATAAAATATTTCATGAGTGGTTATTTGAATTCTTATCAAACAAACGGTTAGATAAAAAGTAA
- a CDS encoding YkuS family protein — translation MTKIGVEQSLSNVSEALKQKGYEVVELKNEQDAKGCDCCVVTGGDNNVMGIQDVIIEGSVIDATGLSADEICHQVESKLP, via the coding sequence ATGACTAAAATTGGTGTTGAGCAATCACTTTCAAATGTGTCTGAAGCACTTAAACAAAAAGGATACGAAGTTGTTGAACTTAAAAATGAACAAGATGCAAAAGGCTGCGACTGTTGTGTTGTAACTGGCGGAGATAATAATGTAATGGGAATCCAAGATGTTATTATAGAAGGTTCAGTTATAGATGCAACGGGTCTTTCTGCTGATGAAATATGTCATCAAGTAGAAAGTAAACTTCCATAG
- a CDS encoding YuzL family protein has product MGKRKKDPSKTGLSNPNVKGQGTTTVETGQYEADAARKKHGR; this is encoded by the coding sequence ATGGGCAAAAGAAAAAAAGATCCTTCTAAAACGGGATTAAGTAATCCTAATGTAAAAGGACAAGGAACGACAACTGTGGAGACTGGACAATATGAAGCTGATGCAGCAAGAAAAAAACACGGAAGATAA
- a CDS encoding MFS transporter: MAVAAKHNKQNIGLNTIYGILFAISTGHFFNDSIQAVVPAMFPILEKTLSLSYSQIGWIAFVVNMTSSVMQPVFGYYADKRPTPFLLPLGMLMSMIGLIGFGLSPNFYVILCSVFFIGIGSAVFHPEGSRVAFMAAGGKRGLAQSIYQVGGNFGQSLAPVFTALIFYPFGQQGILSFTFVAAMGIVLLTYVSKWYRNQIISGLKTKKKTVSISQKTIHPKIKTAMALLVFIVFARSWYSAGISNFYQFYLIEDYGISITKAQIYIFVFMLAGVLGTFLGGPLADRFGKRNIILFSLVGAAPLTLILPYVPLFLVIPMFFLIGFIVTSSFSVTVVYAQELMPQKIGMVSGLIVGLAFGMGAIGAVIYGNLADLFSIKFVMIFCSFLPLFGLLTFLLPSDKKVRELNEN; the protein is encoded by the coding sequence ATGGCAGTTGCAGCGAAGCACAATAAGCAAAATATCGGATTAAATACGATTTACGGAATATTATTTGCTATTAGTACTGGGCATTTTTTTAATGATTCCATACAAGCTGTAGTTCCAGCAATGTTTCCAATATTGGAGAAAACGCTAAGTTTAAGTTATTCACAAATAGGGTGGATAGCCTTTGTTGTAAATATGACTTCTTCTGTTATGCAGCCTGTATTTGGGTATTATGCGGATAAAAGACCAACCCCTTTCTTACTTCCGTTAGGAATGTTAATGAGTATGATTGGACTTATTGGCTTTGGTCTGTCCCCAAATTTCTATGTCATTTTATGTTCGGTATTTTTTATTGGAATTGGTTCTGCTGTATTTCACCCGGAAGGTTCCAGAGTAGCTTTTATGGCAGCGGGAGGTAAACGGGGATTAGCCCAATCCATCTATCAAGTTGGTGGTAATTTTGGTCAATCATTGGCTCCGGTATTTACTGCTCTAATATTTTATCCTTTCGGTCAACAAGGTATATTATCATTTACCTTTGTTGCAGCAATGGGAATTGTTCTGCTGACTTACGTATCAAAATGGTATAGGAATCAAATAATCAGTGGATTGAAAACAAAGAAGAAGACTGTGTCAATTTCTCAAAAAACGATCCATCCAAAAATTAAAACAGCTATGGCATTATTAGTTTTTATTGTTTTTGCACGCTCTTGGTATTCGGCAGGAATTTCGAATTTTTATCAATTTTACTTAATTGAGGATTATGGAATTAGTATAACAAAAGCTCAAATATATATATTTGTTTTTATGCTAGCTGGAGTTTTAGGGACATTTTTAGGAGGTCCATTAGCAGACCGCTTTGGAAAACGAAATATAATTTTGTTTTCGCTTGTCGGTGCTGCTCCGTTAACACTTATCCTTCCATATGTACCATTATTCTTGGTCATCCCTATGTTTTTCTTAATAGGATTTATCGTAACTTCAAGCTTTAGTGTGACAGTTGTGTATGCTCAAGAACTTATGCCACAAAAAATTGGAATGGTTTCCGGATTAATTGTCGGTCTTGCTTTCGGTATGGGGGCAATCGGAGCAGTAATTTATGGGAATCTAGCAGATTTATTTAGTATAAAATTTGTGATGATTTTTTGTAGTTTTCTTCCTTTGTTCGGATTATTAACATTCTTATTACCAAGTGATAAGAAAGTACGTGAGCTTAACGAAAACTAG
- a CDS encoding DNA topoisomerase III, with protein sequence MAKSVVIAEKPSVARDIANVLKCTKKGNGFIEGDKYIVTWALGHLVTLADPEAYDQKYKSWNLEDLPMLPERMKLVVIKQTGKQFNAVKAQLNRSDVNEVIVATDAGREGELVARWIIDKTKVHKPIKRLWISSVTDKAIKDGFNNLKPGKAYENLYASAVARSEADWYIGLNATRALTTKFNAQLNCGRVQTPTVAMVAAREDEIKNFKPQNYYGIEARTDDVKLTWQDVNGNSRSFSKEKIDKIIQSLGRKDATVIAIDRKHKKTFSPALYDLTELQRDANKIFGYSAKETLNIMQKLYEQHKVLTYPRTDSRYLSTDIVSTLPERLKACSVGEYRPLASKILKKPIKATKAFVDDSKVSDHHAIIPTEGYVKFSAFTDKERKIYDLVVKRFLAVLFPAFEYEQLTVQAKIGEEKFIAKGKTVTNAGWKEVYDNRFDDEESADDVIEQLLPRLEKGDVIKTKLINQTAGQTKPPARFTEATLLSAMENPARFMDTKDKKLTDTLKSTGGLGTVATRADIIEKLFNSFLIEKRGGKEIFITSKGRQLLDLVPGELKSPATTAEWEQKLELIAKGKLKKAVFINEMKEHTKEIVAEIKASNKKYKHDNISTKSCPECGKPMLEVNGKKGKMLVCQDRECGFKKNIARLTNARCPQCKKKMELRGEGKGQVFACKCGYREKLSAFEERRKKESSGKVDKRTVQKYMKQQKEEEPINNALAEALKGFKFK encoded by the coding sequence ATGGCAAAAAGTGTAGTGATCGCTGAGAAACCCTCAGTTGCTCGTGATATAGCAAATGTATTGAAATGTACAAAGAAAGGAAATGGATTTATTGAAGGTGACAAGTATATCGTTACTTGGGCTTTGGGACATTTAGTGACTTTAGCAGACCCTGAGGCATATGATCAAAAGTATAAATCATGGAATCTTGAAGATCTTCCGATGCTTCCTGAACGCATGAAATTAGTAGTTATTAAGCAAACTGGAAAGCAATTTAATGCTGTAAAAGCACAATTAAATCGTAGTGATGTAAATGAAGTTATCGTGGCTACTGATGCTGGGCGAGAAGGAGAATTAGTAGCACGTTGGATAATTGATAAAACGAAAGTGCATAAGCCAATCAAACGTCTGTGGATTTCCTCTGTAACGGATAAAGCGATAAAAGACGGATTCAACAATTTAAAGCCCGGCAAGGCGTATGAAAACTTATATGCCTCGGCAGTGGCGCGTTCGGAAGCGGATTGGTACATTGGTTTAAATGCCACACGTGCCCTAACAACAAAGTTTAATGCACAGTTAAACTGCGGCCGTGTACAAACACCAACAGTTGCTATGGTTGCGGCACGTGAAGATGAAATAAAGAATTTTAAACCGCAAAATTATTATGGAATTGAAGCTCGAACAGATGATGTTAAATTAACATGGCAAGATGTGAATGGTAATAGTCGAAGCTTTAGTAAAGAAAAAATCGATAAAATCATTCAATCACTTGGAAGAAAAGACGCGACTGTTATTGCCATCGACCGAAAACATAAGAAAACATTCTCACCAGCTTTATATGATTTAACAGAATTACAACGTGACGCTAATAAAATCTTCGGTTATTCAGCTAAAGAAACATTGAATATTATGCAAAAGCTGTATGAGCAACATAAAGTTTTAACCTATCCTCGTACGGATTCACGCTATTTATCAACGGACATCGTTAGTACGCTTCCAGAACGATTAAAAGCATGTAGTGTAGGAGAATATCGTCCGCTTGCAAGTAAGATTTTAAAGAAGCCTATTAAAGCTACAAAGGCATTCGTTGATGATAGTAAGGTAAGTGATCACCATGCCATCATTCCTACTGAAGGATATGTGAAATTCTCCGCATTTACGGATAAAGAACGTAAAATATATGACCTTGTTGTGAAACGCTTCTTAGCCGTCTTGTTCCCAGCTTTTGAATATGAACAGTTAACCGTGCAAGCCAAAATTGGCGAAGAAAAATTCATTGCTAAAGGGAAAACAGTTACTAATGCTGGCTGGAAGGAAGTATATGATAACCGTTTTGATGATGAGGAATCTGCAGATGATGTGATAGAGCAATTATTGCCGCGTCTTGAAAAAGGTGATGTAATAAAAACAAAATTAATCAACCAAACTGCGGGTCAAACAAAGCCACCAGCACGTTTTACTGAAGCTACCTTACTTTCCGCCATGGAAAACCCAGCGAGATTCATGGATACGAAAGACAAGAAACTTACGGACACGTTAAAATCAACAGGCGGCCTCGGTACAGTTGCAACACGTGCAGATATTATTGAAAAGTTATTTAATTCCTTCCTAATCGAAAAACGTGGTGGAAAAGAAATTTTTATCACTTCTAAAGGACGACAACTATTAGATTTAGTACCGGGAGAATTAAAATCGCCGGCGACAACTGCTGAGTGGGAACAAAAACTCGAACTGATAGCCAAAGGGAAACTTAAAAAAGCAGTTTTTATTAACGAAATGAAGGAACACACAAAAGAAATAGTAGCTGAAATTAAAGCAAGTAATAAAAAGTATAAACACGATAATATTTCAACAAAGTCGTGTCCTGAATGTGGTAAGCCAATGTTAGAGGTAAACGGTAAAAAAGGAAAAATGCTTGTATGCCAAGATCGTGAATGCGGATTTAAAAAGAACATCGCACGGTTAACCAATGCACGATGCCCGCAATGCAAAAAGAAAATGGAACTTCGAGGTGAAGGCAAAGGCCAAGTGTTCGCATGTAAATGTGGGTATCGTGAAAAACTTTCTGCTTTCGAAGAACGACGTAAAAAAGAATCTTCAGGGAAAGTGGATAAACGTACCGTTCAGAAATACATGAAACAGCAAAAAGAAGAAGAGCCAATAAATAATGCACTTGCAGAGGCATTGAAGGGATTTAAATTCAAGTAA
- a CDS encoding rhodanese-related sulfurtransferase, which produces MSETKPYRVLLYYFYTKIEDPEEFAANHLAFCKDLNLKGRILVAEEGINGTVSGTVEQTDQYMNMMKNDPRFDGIVFKVDEADGHAFKKMHVRPRKELVTLRLEDDINPNELTGKYYSPKEFFEAMQDEDTIVLDARNDYEYDLGHFRGAIRPDIETFRELPDWVRENKDQLAGKKILTYCTGGIRCEKFSGWLVREGFEDVAQLHGGIVSYGKDPEVKGELWDGQCYVFDERIAVPINHKEHVVVGKDYFTGEPCERYVNCANPECNRQMLCSEENEHKYLRSCSHECRIHPRNLYIKEHELTKEEVESRLQKLEEEKTVTLG; this is translated from the coding sequence ATGAGTGAAACAAAACCATATCGAGTGTTATTGTATTATTTTTATACAAAAATTGAGGATCCCGAAGAATTTGCAGCAAATCATTTAGCTTTTTGTAAGGATTTAAACTTGAAAGGTAGAATTCTTGTTGCTGAAGAGGGGATTAATGGTACTGTATCAGGTACAGTAGAACAAACAGATCAATATATGAATATGATGAAAAATGATCCTCGATTCGATGGGATTGTATTTAAAGTGGATGAAGCAGATGGGCATGCATTTAAAAAAATGCATGTAAGACCAAGAAAAGAGCTTGTAACTTTACGTTTGGAAGATGATATAAATCCAAATGAACTAACTGGAAAATATTATAGTCCAAAAGAGTTTTTTGAAGCGATGCAAGATGAAGATACAATTGTTTTAGATGCTAGAAATGATTATGAATATGATCTCGGTCATTTTAGAGGGGCTATTCGTCCTGATATTGAAACATTTAGAGAACTTCCAGATTGGGTTCGCGAGAATAAAGATCAATTAGCCGGTAAAAAAATATTAACTTATTGTACTGGTGGCATTCGTTGTGAAAAATTCTCTGGCTGGTTAGTTAGAGAAGGCTTTGAAGATGTTGCACAACTTCATGGAGGAATTGTCTCTTATGGGAAAGATCCCGAAGTGAAAGGTGAACTTTGGGATGGACAATGCTATGTATTCGATGAGCGTATTGCGGTTCCAATTAATCACAAAGAACATGTTGTTGTTGGAAAAGATTATTTTACAGGTGAACCATGTGAACGCTATGTAAATTGTGCAAACCCCGAATGTAATCGTCAAATGTTGTGTTCGGAAGAAAATGAACATAAATATTTACGCAGTTGCTCACATGAATGTCGAATACATCCAAGAAACCTTTATATAAAAGAACATGAATTAACAAAAGAAGAAGTGGAAAGCAGACTTCAAAAACTTGAAGAAGAGAAAACAGTAACTTTAGGTTAA